The Medicago truncatula cultivar Jemalong A17 chromosome 4, MtrunA17r5.0-ANR, whole genome shotgun sequence genome includes a region encoding these proteins:
- the LOC11441353 gene encoding disease resistance protein RUN1 isoform X1 translates to MTSSLKNNYYDVFVTFRGEDTRFNFTDHLFAALQRKGIFAFRDDTKLQKGESIAPELIRAIEGSQVFIAVLSKNYASSTWCLRELEYILHYSQVFGRRVLPVFYDVDPSEVRHQKGIYGEAFSKHEQTFQHDSHVVQRWREALTQVGNISGWDLRDKPQYEEIKKIVDEILNILGHNYSSLPKELVGMNSHIDKVANLLLLDSIDDVRVVGICGMGGIGKTTLATALYGQISHQFDARCFIDDLSKIYRHDGQVGAQKQILHQTLGVEPFQLCNLYHTTDLMRRRLRRLRVLIIVDNVDKVGQLDKLGVNREWLGAGSRIIIISGDEHILKEYGVDVVYRVPLLNWTNSLQLFSLKAFKLYHIISDYEELTYDILNYANGLPLAITVLGSSLFSRSISEWRSELTKLKVSPHKDIMDVLQLSLIGLMEMEKEIFLHIACFFNGREEDYVKNVLNYCGFHADIGLRVLVDNSLIHISDESKIEMHGLFEVLGKNIVHEISRKWSRLWLHEQFYNVVSNNMEINVEAVVLYGPGNEKGILMAEALSKMNSLELLILKNVKVSGSLNYLSNKLRYLEWEAEKGILMAEALSKMNSLELLILKKVKVSGSLNYLSNKLRYLEWDEYPFLYLPSSSQLDELSELILVGSSITQLWKDKKYLPNLRNLDLSCSKNLATMPHFAEFPNLKRLNLEGCVSLVQINSSIGLLRELVFLNLKNCKNLICIPNEISGLTSLKYFTICGCSNTFKNSKAHGYFSSCLLPSLPSVSCLSEIDISFCNLSQIPDALGSLTWLERLNLRGNNFVTLPSLRDHSRLEYLNLEHCKQLTSLPELPLPAAIKQDKHKRAGMFIFNCPELGEREQCINMTLSWMIHFIQGKQDSSASFHQIDIVIPGTEIPKWFNNRRMGRSISIDPSPIVYDDNIIGIACCAVFSVELFDPTKTRYEWGPIIRLGFKSSNAANSNYVVIPVTLYRHLITVKSNHMWLIYFDRELFFSFLRSIDNTLWELDHIKMEASVMNGQGLHLEVKNCGFRWVFKQDQQPFDSPNNDVPGKEESHEFRPVLWAIEDEAQNRKQDQQPFDSPNNDVPGKEESHKFRPAILWAIEDEAQNRKHKYNKSSD, encoded by the exons ATGACATCGTCGttaaagaataattattatGACGTGTTTGTCACCTTCAGAGGTGAAGATACTCGCTTCAACTTTACTGATCATCTTTTTGCTGCCCTTCAAAGAAAAGGCATTTTTGCGTTTAGAGATGACACTAAGCTTCAAAAAGGTGAATCGATAGCACCCGAGCTCATTCGTGCAATTGAAGGGTCTCAGGTTTTCATTGCGGTCCTCTCCAAAAACTATGCTTCCTCAACTTGGTGCTTGCGAGAATTGGAATACATCCTTCACTACAGTCAAGTTTTTGGAAGACGTGTTCTTCctgttttttatgatgttgatccTTCTGAGGTGAGACATCAAAAAGGAATTTACGGTGAAGCCTTTTCCAAACATGAACAAACATTCCAACATGACTCTCATGTGGTACAAAGATGGAGGGAAGCTCTGACACAAGTGGGGAATATCTCAGGCTGGGATCTTCGTGATAA GCCTCAATATGAAGAGATTAAAAAGATTGTTGACGAGATATTGAATATATTGGGTCACAATTATTCATCTCTTCCAAAAGAACTAGTTGGTATGAATTCTCATATAGATAAAGTAGCAAATCTATTACTTTTGGACTCCATTGATGATGTTCGGGTTGTAGGAATTTGTGGGATGGGTGGAATAGGGAAGACAACTCTGGCTACTGCTTTATATGGTCAAATCTCTCATCAATTTGATGCACGTTGTTTTATTGATGATCTAAGCAAAATATATAGACATGATGGTCAAGTTGGTGCACAAAAGCAAATCCTACACCAGACTCTTGGCGTGGAACCCTTTCAGCTTTGCAATCTATATCACACAACTGATTTGATGCGAAGGAGGCTACGTCGCCTACGAGTACTTATAATTGTTGATAATGTTGATAAAGTTGGACAACTTGATAAATTGGGTGTGAATCGTGAATGGTTAGGTGCAGGGAGTAGAATCATTATAATTTCTGGAGATGAACATATCTTGAAAGAGTATGGAGTTGATGTAGTTTACAGAGTTCCACTCTTGAATTGGACCAACTCTCTTCAATTATTTTCTCTAAAAGCTTTCAAACTTTATCATATTATCAGTGATTATGAGGAGTTGACATATGACATATTAAATTATGCTAATGGCTTACCACTAGCGATTACAGTGTTGGGTTCTAGTTTGTTCAGTCGAAGTATCTCTGAATGGAGATCTGAATTGACTAAATTGAAAGTAAGTCCACATAAAGATATTATGGATGTGCTGCAGTTGAGTTTAATTGGGCTAATGGAGatggaaaaagaaatatttcttcATATTGCATGTTTCTTCAACGGGCGAGAGGAGGACTATGTTAAAAATGTTCTGAACTATTGTGGATTTCATGCTGATATAGGATTAAGAGTTCTTGTTGATAACTCACTCATACACATTTCAGATGAAAGTAAGATTGAAATGCATGGTTTGTTCGAAGTGCTAGGCAAAAATATTGTTCATGAAATTTCAAGAAAGTGGAGCAGGTTGTGGCtgcatgaacaattctacaatGTCGTGTCAAATAATATG GAAATTAACGTTGAAGCGGTAGTTTTGTACGGTCCTGGGAACGAAAAGGGAATATTGATGGCTGAAGCATTGTCAAAAATGAACAGTCTTGAATTGCTCATTCTCAAGAATGTTAAAGTTTCGGGAAGCCTAAATTATCTTTCTAATAAATTAAGATATCTTGAATGGGAAGCCGAAAAGGGAATATTGATGGCTGAAGCATTGTCAAAAATGAACAGTCTTGAATTGCTCATTCTCAAAAAAGTGAAAGTTTCGGGAAGCCTAAATTATCTTTCTAATAAATTAAGATATCTTGAATGGGATGAATATCCTTTCTTGTATTTACCATCAAGTTCTCAGCTTGATGAACTTTCCGAATTGATCTTAGTAGGTAGCAGCATCACACAACTATGGAAAGACAAGAAG TATCTGCCCAATTTGAGGAATCTGGATCTAAGCTGCTCTAAAAATCTAGCCACGATGCCACATTTTGCAGAGTTCCCAAATCTTAAGCGGCTAAATCTTGAAGGATGTGTAAGCCTTGTGCAGATTAATTCATCTATTGGCCTTCTAAGAGAGCTTGTTTTCTTGAATTTGAAGAATTGTAAAAATCTTATATGCATACCCAATGAAATATCTGGTCTCACCTCTCttaaatattttactatttGCGGCTGTTCCAACACGTTTAAAAACTCCAAAGCACATGGATATTTTTCTAGCTGTTTGTTGCCTTCCTTGCCTAGCGTGTCTTGTTTAAGTGAAATTGATATCAGTTTTTGCAACCTAAGTCAAATCCCTGATGCTCTTGGAAGTCTAACTTGGTTAGAAAGACTAAATTTAAGGGGAAACAATTTTGTCACATTGCCTAGCCTCCGGGATCATTCTAGACTTGAATACTTAAATTTGGAGCATTGCAAGCAGTTGACATCTTTACCTGAGCTCCCTTTACCCGCTGCTATCAAGCAGGATAAACATAAGAGAGCAGGAATGTTTATATTCAACTGCCCTGAATTGGGTGAGAGGGAGCAGTGCATTAACATGACACTTTCATGGATGATTCATTTCATTCAAGGAAAGCAAGATTCCTCTGCCTCCTTTCATCAGATTGATATTGTTATTCCTGGAACTGAAATTCCAAAGTGGTTCAACAATCGGAGAATGGGTAGATCAATAAGCATAGACCCATCTCCCATTGTGTATGACGATAATATCATTGGCATTGCTTGCTGTGCCGTATTTTCTGTGGAACTTTTTGATCCAACTAAGACAAGATATGAATGGGGACCTATAATACGGTTAGGTTTTAAGAGCAGCAATGCTGCAAACAGCAATTATGTGGTCATTCCAGTAACTCTCTACAGGCATCTTATTACAGTCAAATCGAATCACATGTGGCTAATCTATTTTGATCGGGAATTGTTCTTCAGTTTTCTGAGATCTATAGACAATACACTGTGGGAACTTGATCATATCAAGATGGAAGCTTCCGTTATGAATGGCCAAGGCTTGCATCTGGAGGTAAAGAATTGCGGGTTTCGATGGGTATTTAAACAGGATCAACAACCATTTGACTCACCTAACAATGACGTGCCGGGGAAAGAGGAAAGTCATGAGTTCAGACCTGTTCTTTGGGCGATTGAAGATGAGGCACAGAACCGCAAACAGGATCAACAACCATTTGACTCACCTAACAATGACGTGCCGGGGAAAGAGGAAAGTCATAAGTTCAGACCTGCAATTCTTTGGGCGATTGAAGATGAGGCACAGAACCGCAAACACAAGTACAATAAGTCATCTGATTGA
- the LOC11441353 gene encoding disease resistance protein RUN1 isoform X2 produces MTSSLKNNYYDVFVTFRGEDTRFNFTDHLFAALQRKGIFAFRDDTKLQKGESIAPELIRAIEGSQVFIAVLSKNYASSTWCLRELEYILHYSQVFGRRVLPVFYDVDPSEVRHQKGIYGEAFSKHEQTFQHDSHVVQRWREALTQVGNISGWDLRDKPQYEEIKKIVDEILNILGHNYSSLPKELVGMNSHIDKVANLLLLDSIDDVRVVGICGMGGIGKTTLATALYGQISHQFDARCFIDDLSKIYRHDGQVGAQKQILHQTLGVEPFQLCNLYHTTDLMRRRLRRLRVLIIVDNVDKVGQLDKLGVNREWLGAGSRIIIISGDEHILKEYGVDVVYRVPLLNWTNSLQLFSLKAFKLYHIISDYEELTYDILNYANGLPLAITVLGSSLFSRSISEWRSELTKLKVSPHKDIMDVLQLSLIGLMEMEKEIFLHIACFFNGREEDYVKNVLNYCGFHADIGLRVLVDNSLIHISDESKIEMHGLFEVLGKNIVHEISRKWSRLWLHEQFYNVVSNNMEINVEAVVLYGPGNEKGILMAEALSKMNSLELLILKKVKVSGSLNYLSNKLRYLEWDEYPFLYLPSSSQLDELSELILVGSSITQLWKDKKYLPNLRNLDLSCSKNLATMPHFAEFPNLKRLNLEGCVSLVQINSSIGLLRELVFLNLKNCKNLICIPNEISGLTSLKYFTICGCSNTFKNSKAHGYFSSCLLPSLPSVSCLSEIDISFCNLSQIPDALGSLTWLERLNLRGNNFVTLPSLRDHSRLEYLNLEHCKQLTSLPELPLPAAIKQDKHKRAGMFIFNCPELGEREQCINMTLSWMIHFIQGKQDSSASFHQIDIVIPGTEIPKWFNNRRMGRSISIDPSPIVYDDNIIGIACCAVFSVELFDPTKTRYEWGPIIRLGFKSSNAANSNYVVIPVTLYRHLITVKSNHMWLIYFDRELFFSFLRSIDNTLWELDHIKMEASVMNGQGLHLEVKNCGFRWVFKQDQQPFDSPNNDVPGKEESHEFRPVLWAIEDEAQNRKQDQQPFDSPNNDVPGKEESHKFRPAILWAIEDEAQNRKHKYNKSSD; encoded by the exons ATGACATCGTCGttaaagaataattattatGACGTGTTTGTCACCTTCAGAGGTGAAGATACTCGCTTCAACTTTACTGATCATCTTTTTGCTGCCCTTCAAAGAAAAGGCATTTTTGCGTTTAGAGATGACACTAAGCTTCAAAAAGGTGAATCGATAGCACCCGAGCTCATTCGTGCAATTGAAGGGTCTCAGGTTTTCATTGCGGTCCTCTCCAAAAACTATGCTTCCTCAACTTGGTGCTTGCGAGAATTGGAATACATCCTTCACTACAGTCAAGTTTTTGGAAGACGTGTTCTTCctgttttttatgatgttgatccTTCTGAGGTGAGACATCAAAAAGGAATTTACGGTGAAGCCTTTTCCAAACATGAACAAACATTCCAACATGACTCTCATGTGGTACAAAGATGGAGGGAAGCTCTGACACAAGTGGGGAATATCTCAGGCTGGGATCTTCGTGATAA GCCTCAATATGAAGAGATTAAAAAGATTGTTGACGAGATATTGAATATATTGGGTCACAATTATTCATCTCTTCCAAAAGAACTAGTTGGTATGAATTCTCATATAGATAAAGTAGCAAATCTATTACTTTTGGACTCCATTGATGATGTTCGGGTTGTAGGAATTTGTGGGATGGGTGGAATAGGGAAGACAACTCTGGCTACTGCTTTATATGGTCAAATCTCTCATCAATTTGATGCACGTTGTTTTATTGATGATCTAAGCAAAATATATAGACATGATGGTCAAGTTGGTGCACAAAAGCAAATCCTACACCAGACTCTTGGCGTGGAACCCTTTCAGCTTTGCAATCTATATCACACAACTGATTTGATGCGAAGGAGGCTACGTCGCCTACGAGTACTTATAATTGTTGATAATGTTGATAAAGTTGGACAACTTGATAAATTGGGTGTGAATCGTGAATGGTTAGGTGCAGGGAGTAGAATCATTATAATTTCTGGAGATGAACATATCTTGAAAGAGTATGGAGTTGATGTAGTTTACAGAGTTCCACTCTTGAATTGGACCAACTCTCTTCAATTATTTTCTCTAAAAGCTTTCAAACTTTATCATATTATCAGTGATTATGAGGAGTTGACATATGACATATTAAATTATGCTAATGGCTTACCACTAGCGATTACAGTGTTGGGTTCTAGTTTGTTCAGTCGAAGTATCTCTGAATGGAGATCTGAATTGACTAAATTGAAAGTAAGTCCACATAAAGATATTATGGATGTGCTGCAGTTGAGTTTAATTGGGCTAATGGAGatggaaaaagaaatatttcttcATATTGCATGTTTCTTCAACGGGCGAGAGGAGGACTATGTTAAAAATGTTCTGAACTATTGTGGATTTCATGCTGATATAGGATTAAGAGTTCTTGTTGATAACTCACTCATACACATTTCAGATGAAAGTAAGATTGAAATGCATGGTTTGTTCGAAGTGCTAGGCAAAAATATTGTTCATGAAATTTCAAGAAAGTGGAGCAGGTTGTGGCtgcatgaacaattctacaatGTCGTGTCAAATAATATG GAAATTAACGTTGAAGCGGTAGTTTTGTACGGTCCTGGGAACGAAAAGGGAATATTGATGGCTGAAGCATTGTCAAAA ATGAACAGTCTTGAATTGCTCATTCTCAAAAAAGTGAAAGTTTCGGGAAGCCTAAATTATCTTTCTAATAAATTAAGATATCTTGAATGGGATGAATATCCTTTCTTGTATTTACCATCAAGTTCTCAGCTTGATGAACTTTCCGAATTGATCTTAGTAGGTAGCAGCATCACACAACTATGGAAAGACAAGAAG TATCTGCCCAATTTGAGGAATCTGGATCTAAGCTGCTCTAAAAATCTAGCCACGATGCCACATTTTGCAGAGTTCCCAAATCTTAAGCGGCTAAATCTTGAAGGATGTGTAAGCCTTGTGCAGATTAATTCATCTATTGGCCTTCTAAGAGAGCTTGTTTTCTTGAATTTGAAGAATTGTAAAAATCTTATATGCATACCCAATGAAATATCTGGTCTCACCTCTCttaaatattttactatttGCGGCTGTTCCAACACGTTTAAAAACTCCAAAGCACATGGATATTTTTCTAGCTGTTTGTTGCCTTCCTTGCCTAGCGTGTCTTGTTTAAGTGAAATTGATATCAGTTTTTGCAACCTAAGTCAAATCCCTGATGCTCTTGGAAGTCTAACTTGGTTAGAAAGACTAAATTTAAGGGGAAACAATTTTGTCACATTGCCTAGCCTCCGGGATCATTCTAGACTTGAATACTTAAATTTGGAGCATTGCAAGCAGTTGACATCTTTACCTGAGCTCCCTTTACCCGCTGCTATCAAGCAGGATAAACATAAGAGAGCAGGAATGTTTATATTCAACTGCCCTGAATTGGGTGAGAGGGAGCAGTGCATTAACATGACACTTTCATGGATGATTCATTTCATTCAAGGAAAGCAAGATTCCTCTGCCTCCTTTCATCAGATTGATATTGTTATTCCTGGAACTGAAATTCCAAAGTGGTTCAACAATCGGAGAATGGGTAGATCAATAAGCATAGACCCATCTCCCATTGTGTATGACGATAATATCATTGGCATTGCTTGCTGTGCCGTATTTTCTGTGGAACTTTTTGATCCAACTAAGACAAGATATGAATGGGGACCTATAATACGGTTAGGTTTTAAGAGCAGCAATGCTGCAAACAGCAATTATGTGGTCATTCCAGTAACTCTCTACAGGCATCTTATTACAGTCAAATCGAATCACATGTGGCTAATCTATTTTGATCGGGAATTGTTCTTCAGTTTTCTGAGATCTATAGACAATACACTGTGGGAACTTGATCATATCAAGATGGAAGCTTCCGTTATGAATGGCCAAGGCTTGCATCTGGAGGTAAAGAATTGCGGGTTTCGATGGGTATTTAAACAGGATCAACAACCATTTGACTCACCTAACAATGACGTGCCGGGGAAAGAGGAAAGTCATGAGTTCAGACCTGTTCTTTGGGCGATTGAAGATGAGGCACAGAACCGCAAACAGGATCAACAACCATTTGACTCACCTAACAATGACGTGCCGGGGAAAGAGGAAAGTCATAAGTTCAGACCTGCAATTCTTTGGGCGATTGAAGATGAGGCACAGAACCGCAAACACAAGTACAATAAGTCATCTGATTGA
- the LOC11443376 gene encoding TMV resistance protein N isoform X2: MASSNNSSSSALVTVTLPRRKNYYDAFVTFRGEDTRNNFTYHLFDAFNREGILAFRDDTNLPKGESIASELLRAIEDSYIFVAVLSRNYASSIWCLQELEKILECVHVSKKHVLPVFYDVDPPVVRKQSGIYCEAFVKHEQIFQQDSQMVLRWREALTQVAGLSGCDLRDKRQSPGIKNIVQRIINILDCNSSCVSKDIVGIVSHIQALEKLLLLDSVDDVQAVGICGMGGIGKTTLGRVLYDRISHQFGACCFIDDVSKMFRLHDGPLGVQKQILYQTHGEEHNQICNLSTASNLIRRRLCRQRVLLIFDNVDKVEQLEKIGVCVW; encoded by the exons ATGGCTAGCAGCAACAACTCCTCTTCTTCGGCTCTTGTGACTGTGACACTGCCAAGGAGGAAGAATTATTATGATGCGTTTGTCACTTTTAGAGGTGAAGACACTCGCAACAATTTCACTTATCATCTTTTTGATGCCTTCAACAGAGAAGGCATTCTTGCATTTAGGGATGACACTAATCTTCCAAAAGGTGAATCCATAGCATCCGAGCTTCTTCGTGCAATTGAAGattcttatatttttgttgCGGTCCTCTCAAGGAACTATGCTTCCTCAATTTGGTGCTTGCAAGAATTAGAAAAGATCCTTGAATGCGTCCACGTATCTAAAAAACATGTTCTGCCTGTTTTCTATGATGTTGATCCTCCCGTGGTGCGAAAGCAAAGTGGGATTTATTGTGAAGCATTTGTCAAACATGAACAAATATTCCAACAAGACTCTCAGATGGTGCTAAGATGGAGGGAAGCTCTGACACAAGTCGCCGGTCTATCTGGTTGCGATCTACGTGATAA GCGACAATCTCCAGGAATTAAAAATATCGTCCAAAGgataataaatattttggaTTGCAACTCATCATGTGTTTCAAAAGACATAGTTGGAATTGTTTCTCATATACAAGCATTAGAAAAACTTTTACTCTTGGACTCTGTTGATGATGTTCAAGCTGTAGGAATCTGTGGGATGGGTGGAATAGGGAAGACAACCCTTGGTAGGGTTCTATATGATAGAATTTCTCATCAATTTGGTGCATGTTGTTTTATCGATGATGTAAGCAAAATGTTTAGATTACATGATGGACCACTTGGTGTTCAAAAGCAAATACTATATCAAACACACGGTGAAGAACACAATCAAATATGCAATCTTTCTACTGCATCTAACTTGATTCGACGCAGGCTATGTCGTCAAAGGGTCCTTTTGATTTTTGATAATGTTGATAAAGTTGAACAACTGGAAAAAataggtgtgtgtgtgtggtga
- the LOC11443376 gene encoding disease resistance protein RUN1 isoform X1, giving the protein MDVLRLSFDGLEESEKEIFLHIACFFNPSMEKYVKNVLNCCGFHADIGLRVLIDKSLISIDESFSSLKEESISMHGLLEELGRKIVQENSSKEPRKWSRLWLETQVDNVMLEKMERRVEAILLKKKTLNKDDEKKVMIVEHLSKMRHLRLLIIWSHVNTSGSLNCLSNELRYVEWSEYPFKYLPSSFQPNQLVELILKSSSIEQLWEDKKYLRNLRNLDLSHSKNLIKMPHFGEFPNLERLDLEGCIKLVQIDPSIGLLTKLVYLNLKDCKHIISLLSNIFGLSCLDDLNIYVLQSKEFECKCITFPINDILPHVALPFLISHSHNTQKFVPFLA; this is encoded by the exons ATGGATGTGCTCAGATTAAGTTTTGATGGGCTAGAGGAGTCTGAAAAGGAAATATTTCTTCATATTGCTTGTTTTTTCAATCCGAGCATGGAGaaatatgttaaaaatgttCTAAATTGTTGTGGATTTCATGCTGATATAGGATTAAGAGTTCTCATTGATAAATCACTTATAAGCATTGATGAATCATTTTCAAGCCTTAAAGAGGAATCCATTTCAATGCATGGTTTGTTGGAAGAGCTAGGAAGAAAAATTGTTCAAGAAAATTCAAGCAAAGAGCCAAGAAAGTGGAGCAGGTTGTGGTTAGAAACACAAGTCGACAATGTCATGTTGGAGAAAATG GAAAGGCGTGTCGAAGccatacttttaaaaaaaaaaactctcaacAAAGATGATGAAAAGAAGGTTATGATAGTCGAACACTTGTCTAAAATGAGACATCTTAGACTGCTCATCATCTGGAGTCATGTGAACACCTCAGGAAGCCTCAATTGTCTTTCTAACGAATTAAGATATGTTGAATGGAGTGAATATCCTTTCAAGTATTTGCCGTCAAGTTTTCAGCCAAATCAACTTGTTGAGTTGATCTTGAAGAGTAGCAGCATCGAACAATTATGGGAAGACAAGAAG TATCTGCGCAATTTGAGAAATTTGGATCTAAGCCActccaaaaatttaataaagatgCCACATTTTGGAGAGTTCCCGAACCTTGAGCGGCTAGATCTGGAAGGATGTATAAAACTTGTGCAGATAGATCCATCTATTGGTCTTCTAACAAAGCTTGTTTACTTGAACTTGAAAGACTGCAAACATATAATAAGCCTACTCAGCAACATATTTGGTCTCAGTTGTCTTGATGATCTAAATATATATGTCTTGCAATCCAAGGAATTTGAATGTAAGTGCATCACGTTTCCAATCAACGACATCCTCCCTCATGTTGCCTTACCTTTCCTCATTTCCCACTCGCATAACACACAAAAATTTGTTCCCTTCTTGGCATAG